A section of the Papio anubis isolate 15944 chromosome 16, Panubis1.0, whole genome shotgun sequence genome encodes:
- the ASIP gene encoding agouti-signaling protein isoform X1 → MDVTRLLLATLLVFLCFFTAYSHLPPEEKLRDDRSLRSNSSVNLLDFPSVSIVALNKKSKQISRKEAEKKRSSKKEASMKKVARPRTPLSAPCVATRDSCKPPAPACCDPCASCQCRFFRSACSCRVLSLNC, encoded by the exons ATGGATGTCACCCGCCTACTCCTGGCCACCCTGCTGGTCTTCCTCTGCTTCTTCACTGCCTACAGCCACCTGCCACCTGAGGAGAAGCTCCGAGATGACAGGAGCCTGAGAAGCAACTCCTCTGTGAACCTACTGGACTTCCCTTCTGTCTCTATTGTGG CACTGAACAAGAAATCCAAACAGATCAgcagaaaagaagcagaaaagaagaGATCTTCTAAG AAGGAGGCTTCGATGAAGAAAGTGGCGCGGCCCCGGACCCCCCTCTCTGCGCCCTGCGTGGCCACCCGCGACAGCTGCAAGCCGCCTGCACCCGCCTGTTGCGACCCGTGCGCCTCCTGCCAGTGCCGCTTCTTCCGCAGTGCCTGCTCCTGCCGCGTGCTCAGCCTCAACTGCTGA